The proteins below come from a single Parageobacillus thermoglucosidasius genomic window:
- a CDS encoding SDR family oxidoreductase has translation MKVFVIGANGQVGQQVVNMLHAHERHTVRAMVRKQEQLEAFQQKGIEAVLADLEGTVDEIAEAAKGCDAIVFSAGSGGHTGPDKTLLVDLDGAVKAMEAAEKIGIDRFVMVSTFQAHNRENWPENLKPYYVAKHYADRMLINSGLNYTIIRPGYLRNEKGTGLVTVAENLNVGSIPREDVARTIVQALDEPNVYKKAFDLMSGDTEIAEALKSL, from the coding sequence ATGAAAGTTTTTGTCATTGGCGCCAACGGACAAGTTGGTCAACAAGTGGTGAACATGCTTCATGCGCACGAGCGGCACACCGTTCGTGCGATGGTTCGGAAACAAGAGCAATTGGAGGCTTTTCAGCAAAAAGGAATTGAAGCGGTGCTCGCTGATCTTGAAGGCACTGTCGATGAAATTGCCGAAGCGGCCAAAGGTTGTGACGCGATTGTATTCTCCGCCGGTTCCGGTGGGCACACAGGCCCAGATAAAACATTGCTTGTTGATTTAGATGGTGCTGTAAAAGCGATGGAAGCGGCAGAAAAAATCGGAATTGACCGGTTTGTCATGGTGAGCACATTCCAAGCCCACAACCGTGAGAACTGGCCGGAAAATCTTAAGCCTTATTATGTTGCCAAACATTATGCTGACCGTATGTTAATAAATAGCGGGTTGAATTATACCATTATTCGTCCTGGTTATCTTCGCAATGAAAAAGGCACAGGATTGGTTACGGTAGCAGAAAACTTAAATGTCGGAAGCATTCCGCGGGAAGATGTCGCAAGAACCATCGTTCAAGCACTTGATGAACCAAATGTGTATAAAAAAGCATTTGATTTAATGTCAGGGGATACGGAGATTGCTGAAGCATTGAAATCGCTGTGA
- a CDS encoding LLM class oxidoreductase: MEKFKNHKGYSRMYQENKLTLGLFFPIESYMGDVPEMNIEKQMKLAKRAEELNFAALFVRDVLLRDPNFGDVGQMYDPFAYLGYVAANTEKIALGTGSIILTLRHPLHVAKAAASVDRLSGERLILGVATGDRPIEFPAFSVNPEDRSELFRESVSVMRKVWSEHFPTINSERVHMTSGDMLPKPKLSDIPLMVTGHSGQSPEWIAEHSDGWIYYPRPLKFQKALIDNWRSLTEEFKPFTQSLYIDLTEDPNHVPIPIHLGFRTGRNFVIEFLAALQDAGVNHVIINLKYGQRPVEEVIEELGEFVLPHFPALS; this comes from the coding sequence ATGGAAAAGTTCAAAAATCACAAAGGGTATTCACGCATGTATCAAGAAAACAAACTGACTTTAGGATTGTTCTTTCCGATTGAATCATATATGGGTGACGTCCCAGAGATGAATATAGAAAAGCAAATGAAGTTAGCAAAACGGGCGGAAGAACTCAATTTCGCTGCATTATTTGTGAGAGATGTACTGTTGCGCGATCCTAATTTCGGTGATGTCGGGCAAATGTATGATCCGTTTGCGTATTTAGGATATGTTGCCGCCAACACAGAAAAGATTGCGTTAGGAACAGGAAGCATTATTTTAACATTGCGCCACCCTCTTCATGTCGCTAAAGCGGCGGCTTCGGTAGACAGATTGTCTGGGGAAAGGCTCATTCTTGGTGTCGCAACAGGTGACCGCCCAATCGAGTTCCCGGCATTCTCGGTGAATCCGGAAGATCGGAGCGAGCTGTTCCGGGAATCAGTGTCTGTCATGAGAAAAGTATGGAGCGAGCATTTTCCGACGATTAATTCTGAACGAGTGCATATGACAAGTGGAGATATGTTGCCAAAACCAAAATTGTCAGACATCCCATTAATGGTGACAGGCCACAGCGGGCAGTCACCTGAATGGATTGCTGAACATAGTGATGGATGGATTTATTATCCACGTCCGCTCAAATTCCAAAAAGCGTTAATCGACAATTGGCGTTCGTTAACAGAAGAATTTAAGCCATTTACCCAATCGCTTTATATTGATTTAACAGAAGATCCAAATCATGTGCCAATCCCGATTCATCTTGGATTCCGCACAGGGCGGAATTTCGTGATTGAATTTCTTGCCGCTTTGCAAGATGCTGGCGTGAACCATGTCATTATTAACTTAAAATATGGGCAACGCCCTGTTGAAGAAGTTATCGAAGAATTAGGCGAATTTGTGCTTCCGCACTTTCCAGCATTATCATGA
- a CDS encoding protein-glutamine gamma-glutamyltransferase → MIQIQQTIVNNDFLAHSSLSKKQEKIFEALLKSQKTYVYKNKHQLLFEIILRDRIIDAAILLAKSKARFTIFRFSRCNEQIWTKNDLGGFQLKQGILPSDAINDIFINSQLYAFECATAIVIVFYKAVLDVIDKQKFNTLFSNLLLYDWHVDEDLGIKTKKGEDYLPGDCLYFKNPDFDPQTPQWQGENTIYLGNGLHYGHGIGIKTKEEIIDTLNRKRKRNATKSAYLLPQTTRVNFIYLSQFANSLENYRLPINHQYFITGALGSATFLHW, encoded by the coding sequence ATGATTCAAATTCAACAAACGATTGTGAATAATGACTTCCTTGCGCATTCTTCTCTTTCAAAAAAACAAGAAAAAATATTTGAAGCATTATTAAAATCACAAAAAACCTACGTATATAAAAACAAACATCAGCTGTTATTCGAAATTATTTTGCGCGACCGCATTATCGATGCGGCTATTTTGCTCGCAAAAAGCAAAGCAAGGTTTACCATTTTTCGTTTTTCGAGATGCAATGAGCAAATTTGGACAAAAAATGATCTGGGTGGTTTTCAATTAAAACAAGGCATCCTTCCTTCGGATGCGATAAATGATATTTTCATCAACAGCCAGTTGTATGCCTTTGAGTGCGCTACCGCCATCGTTATCGTGTTTTACAAAGCGGTATTAGATGTCATTGATAAACAAAAATTTAACACATTGTTTTCCAATCTCTTATTATACGACTGGCATGTTGATGAAGACTTAGGGATCAAAACAAAAAAGGGAGAAGATTATCTCCCAGGCGACTGTCTTTATTTTAAAAATCCTGACTTCGATCCGCAAACGCCGCAATGGCAGGGCGAAAACACGATTTATTTAGGAAACGGCCTTCATTACGGACACGGAATAGGAATTAAAACAAAAGAAGAAATCATTGACACTTTAAATAGAAAAAGAAAGAGGAACGCTACAAAGTCAGCCTATTTGCTTCCACAAACAACAAGAGTCAATTTTATTTATTTATCTCAGTTTGCCAACAGCTTAGAAAATTATCGTCTTCCTATTAACCATCAATATTTTATTACCGGGGCGCTCGGGTCAGCTACTTTCTTGCACTGGTAG
- a CDS encoding DMT family transporter, which translates to MKSSNLLKPYLALFIGALSVSTSAILVKAAHAPASIIAFYRLFFTVLFMTPFFVKVKYIQELQMISKRDWVFSILSGALLAFHFIFWFESLNFTSVASSVVLVTLQPLFAFIGGYVFFKEKLTVGAVLSALLTIVGCVIISWGDFQVSGKALFGDALALFACVMVTGYWLLGQALRKRLSLMTYTYIVYGISTLTLLLYVLVLRFPLFSYRKIDWICFLLLAIVPTLLGHSLMNWSVKWVSAATVSMSILFEPVGAVILAYLLLGEVVQPSQLIGGIFILTGIGTYLWGENRKGALPVQESS; encoded by the coding sequence ATGAAATCATCGAATTTATTGAAGCCGTATTTAGCGCTGTTTATTGGAGCGCTTTCTGTTTCCACTTCCGCCATTCTCGTCAAAGCGGCGCATGCCCCTGCTTCGATCATTGCGTTTTATCGATTGTTTTTTACCGTACTGTTCATGACACCATTTTTTGTTAAAGTTAAATATATTCAGGAATTGCAAATGATCTCGAAGCGAGATTGGGTCTTTTCCATCCTCTCTGGCGCTTTATTAGCGTTTCATTTTATTTTTTGGTTTGAATCATTAAATTTTACTTCTGTCGCTAGCTCGGTTGTGCTTGTAACGTTACAGCCACTGTTTGCGTTTATTGGCGGATATGTTTTTTTTAAAGAAAAATTAACAGTAGGAGCGGTTTTAAGCGCATTGTTAACCATTGTTGGATGTGTCATTATTAGCTGGGGAGACTTCCAAGTGAGCGGCAAAGCGTTGTTTGGCGATGCGCTGGCACTTTTCGCATGCGTAATGGTAACAGGGTATTGGCTGCTTGGTCAAGCATTGCGAAAACGTCTGTCATTAATGACATATACATATATTGTATATGGAATCAGCACTCTCACGCTTCTTCTTTATGTGCTTGTCCTCCGCTTTCCGTTATTTTCATATAGAAAAATAGATTGGATTTGTTTTCTTTTGCTTGCAATTGTGCCGACATTGCTTGGGCATTCGCTTATGAACTGGTCAGTAAAATGGGTGAGTGCTGCGACGGTTTCGATGAGCATTTTATTTGAACCGGTCGGTGCGGTAATATTAGCTTACTTGCTGCTTGGAGAGGTTGTTCAACCATCCCAATTGATAGGAGGTATTTTCATTTTAACAGGAATCGGGACATATTTGTGGGGAGAAAATCGAAAAGGGGCGCTACCAGTGCAAGAAAGTAGCTGA
- a CDS encoding MgtC/SapB family protein: MSFDPFIKLGISAILGLIIGLERELKRKPVGLKTCLVISISSCLLTIVSIESAYVFPEKNHITMDPLRLAAQIVSGVGFLGAGVILRRGNDSISGLTTAAIIWGAAGIGVAVGAGFYWESAFGVALLIVSVEFIPVLMSIFGPKQLREKEILLQITVADAKNIAEVIDKIKSQNIDIKTMRIKDLENHHHLIKLKAAVDQKRAAADVYYAIRTIDSIINIDIESA, from the coding sequence ATGAGCTTCGATCCTTTTATTAAGCTAGGCATATCGGCTATATTAGGCTTAATTATCGGGCTGGAAAGAGAATTAAAACGTAAACCCGTTGGCTTGAAGACATGTCTAGTCATTTCCATTTCCAGCTGCTTGTTAACGATCGTATCCATCGAATCCGCTTATGTATTTCCCGAAAAAAATCATATTACGATGGATCCACTCCGCCTTGCCGCTCAAATTGTATCAGGAGTCGGCTTTTTAGGCGCAGGAGTCATTTTGCGGCGCGGGAACGATAGTATTTCTGGGCTGACAACAGCTGCGATCATTTGGGGAGCAGCTGGCATTGGTGTTGCAGTGGGCGCCGGATTTTATTGGGAATCCGCATTTGGCGTTGCTTTATTAATCGTAAGCGTTGAATTCATTCCTGTTTTAATGAGTATTTTCGGGCCAAAGCAGTTGCGAGAGAAAGAGATTCTTCTGCAAATCACCGTTGCAGATGCCAAAAATATTGCCGAGGTGATTGACAAAATTAAGTCACAAAATATTGATATTAAGACAATGCGTATTAAAGATTTAGAAAACCACCATCATTTAATCAAACTAAAAGCAGCTGTTGACCAAAAACGCGCTGCTGCCGACGTCTACTACGCCATCCGCACCATCGATTCGATCATTAATATTGATATTGAAAGCGCCTGA
- the mnmA gene encoding tRNA 2-thiouridine(34) synthase MnmA has protein sequence MKKKRVVVGMSGGVDSSVAAYLLKQEGYDVIGVFMKNWDDTNDDGVCTATEDYEDVKRVANQLGIPYYSVNFEKEYWDRVFTYFMDELKRGRTPNPDVLCNTEIKFKAFVDYALSLDADYIATGHYARIRRENGQVTLLRGKDLNKDQTYFLSQLTEKHLAKVLFPLGELTKDEVRKIAKELNLVTANKKDSTGICFIGERNFKRFLKNFLPAQPGEIRSLDGEVLGTHDGLMYYTIGQRKGLGIGGKGTGEPWYVVDKDLENNVLLVAQGKNHPALFSTGLIASNISFINGDVRPHTFACTAKFRYRQEDQKVTVHVRPNGTALVEFEKPVKAVTPGQVAVFYDNDVCLGSAVIDEVIKMDAANATIAS, from the coding sequence ATGAAGAAAAAGCGGGTTGTCGTCGGAATGTCTGGCGGAGTGGATTCCTCTGTGGCCGCTTATCTTCTTAAACAAGAAGGGTATGACGTCATCGGTGTATTTATGAAAAATTGGGATGATACCAATGATGATGGCGTATGCACAGCAACGGAAGATTACGAAGATGTTAAGAGGGTTGCCAATCAGCTTGGGATTCCCTACTACAGCGTGAACTTTGAAAAAGAATATTGGGATCGTGTATTTACGTATTTTATGGATGAGCTGAAGCGAGGGAGAACACCTAATCCAGACGTTTTATGCAACACAGAAATTAAGTTTAAAGCGTTCGTTGATTACGCCCTTTCGCTGGACGCTGATTATATCGCGACAGGCCATTATGCAAGAATCAGAAGGGAAAATGGCCAAGTCACCTTATTGCGCGGAAAAGATCTCAATAAAGATCAAACGTATTTTCTTAGCCAATTAACCGAAAAACATTTGGCAAAAGTGCTGTTTCCTCTTGGCGAATTAACGAAAGATGAAGTGCGAAAAATCGCTAAAGAATTGAACCTTGTTACCGCTAATAAAAAAGATAGTACAGGAATCTGCTTTATTGGGGAAAGAAACTTTAAAAGATTTTTAAAGAATTTTTTACCGGCACAGCCTGGAGAAATTCGCTCTCTGGATGGGGAAGTGCTAGGTACTCATGACGGGTTGATGTACTATACGATCGGCCAACGAAAAGGGCTTGGAATTGGCGGAAAAGGAACAGGCGAACCTTGGTATGTTGTCGATAAAGATTTAGAAAACAACGTTTTACTCGTCGCCCAAGGCAAAAACCATCCTGCGCTGTTTTCTACGGGCCTTATTGCATCTAACATTAGCTTTATTAATGGAGATGTTCGTCCACACACATTTGCATGTACAGCTAAATTCAGATACCGTCAAGAAGATCAAAAGGTAACCGTTCATGTTCGTCCGAATGGAACGGCTTTGGTGGAATTCGAAAAACCAGTTAAAGCGGTTACCCCAGGACAAGTAGCGGTATTTTATGACAATGATGTTTGCCTTGGCAGCGCGGTTATTGACGAAGTGATCAAAATGGATGCCGCAAATGCCACTATCGCATCTTAA
- a CDS encoding RrF2 family transcriptional regulator encodes MNSDFSIAVHCVAYLAKKQNQRVTSEDIAQSVSVHPARLRKILSILRKENIITSKEGAKGGFTLNDPPEHITLDKIFKITSEETLVPKCPDSNENCPIGRNLSNILIRVCHNAEQHFLNYLKGVTIKDIIDEINNN; translated from the coding sequence ATGAATAGCGATTTTTCGATTGCTGTTCACTGCGTTGCTTATCTGGCCAAAAAGCAAAACCAACGAGTGACCAGCGAAGACATTGCCCAAAGTGTTTCAGTCCATCCGGCAAGATTAAGAAAAATTTTAAGCATATTGCGGAAAGAAAATATTATTACTTCTAAAGAAGGGGCAAAAGGCGGCTTCACTTTAAACGATCCGCCTGAACATATAACGTTAGATAAAATTTTTAAAATCACCAGTGAAGAAACGCTTGTGCCGAAATGCCCTGATTCCAATGAGAATTGTCCGATAGGCAGAAACCTGTCCAATATACTCATCCGCGTTTGCCACAATGCGGAACAACACTTTTTAAACTATTTAAAAGGTGTGACAATCAAAGATATTATTGATGAAATTAATAATAATTAG
- a CDS encoding O-methyltransferase, with product MLITADNVLWKGKVADRNHQEKKAVFLREFNEFVAKHPKLESIIVPIGDGLTVARVL from the coding sequence GTGTTAATTACTGCGGATAACGTATTATGGAAAGGAAAAGTGGCGGACAGGAACCATCAAGAAAAGAAGGCTGTTTTTCTGAGAGAGTTTAATGAGTTCGTGGCCAAACACCCAAAATTAGAATCTATCATTGTCCCGATTGGCGATGGTTTAACGGTTGCAAGGGTATTATAA
- a CDS encoding sugar phosphate isomerase/epimerase family protein, giving the protein MAYKFYAMDFAFYNSMGIYSFEARCEMLKEIGYDATHLSVWHGERWRDVEKLKNVKEKYGLDVAGVYVVLDLSLGEDHPRNTGILKMLEIMEGCSTVELAIQSVGHHIRPSDPKGDDIAAKWLEKALKIAERRNINILLYTHLSFWIERHEDAVRLCKRLNHPNLGIVFCGYHWYAVDGTNLSATLQAVAPYLKQVNISGSSRNPHGFGGVATIEPLDVGELDNFALLGQLKKMGYNGMIGYQGWGEGGDAYSKLSRSLKAFRDMERRLEEHPHWADLKLTP; this is encoded by the coding sequence ATGGCTTACAAATTTTATGCAATGGACTTTGCTTTTTATAACTCAATGGGCATTTATAGTTTTGAAGCGCGGTGTGAAATGTTAAAAGAGATCGGGTATGATGCGACCCATTTATCCGTCTGGCACGGAGAACGGTGGAGAGATGTCGAGAAGCTCAAAAATGTGAAGGAAAAATATGGTCTGGATGTCGCTGGCGTGTACGTGGTGTTAGACCTTTCATTAGGGGAAGACCATCCAAGAAATACGGGCATTTTAAAAATGCTGGAGATCATGGAAGGCTGCTCAACGGTCGAGCTGGCGATTCAATCAGTCGGACATCATATCCGCCCTTCAGACCCTAAAGGGGATGACATCGCAGCGAAGTGGCTGGAAAAAGCATTGAAGATTGCTGAACGAAGAAACATTAACATCTTGCTTTACACACATCTGTCATTCTGGATTGAACGCCATGAAGATGCTGTAAGACTTTGCAAGCGGCTGAACCATCCTAATCTTGGCATTGTTTTTTGCGGCTATCATTGGTATGCCGTCGATGGCACAAACCTGTCGGCTACCCTTCAAGCCGTAGCTCCTTACTTGAAACAAGTGAACATTTCTGGAAGCAGCCGCAATCCGCACGGTTTTGGCGGAGTGGCGACAATTGAGCCATTGGACGTTGGCGAGTTAGATAATTTTGCGTTACTGGGACAGCTTAAAAAGATGGGATACAATGGAATGATTGGTTACCAAGGTTGGGGTGAAGGAGGCGACGCTTACAGTAAGCTGAGCCGTTCACTCAAAGCGTTCCGTGATATGGAACGCAGACTGGAGGAGCACCCGCATTGGGCGGATTTAAAATTAACTCCATAA
- a CDS encoding tyrosine-type recombinase/integrase, producing MARRNNNLSPDEIFEMHANSIQSDAIDFQIALEKFLEDCEIRNCRPQTIQYYRNEMSVFYKLLREQEIEVNIYRMTPEIIKQNVILYMKNQKKCKTVTINTRLRALRAFFNFLEREKIISKKQNPFHEIKLLKDRKKAVPTYTKEEIHILFKQPNLRTFTGVRDLTLMMLLLETGIRASECVGIRLGDIDFQRSRILIQNTKGYRQRYVPIQKQMKEQLKKYLAIRGTLDHDYLFVSIDDTPLTKRQMQAQIESYGKKCGIHATCHKFRHTFARLSVEAGAGIFELQAVLGHTSMEMVKHYVNLFFDDVVEKHRTFSPIENVFSSKRRR from the coding sequence TTGGCAAGGCGTAACAATAATTTATCCCCTGATGAAATTTTTGAAATGCACGCAAATTCTATCCAATCTGATGCTATTGATTTTCAAATAGCACTGGAAAAATTTCTTGAAGACTGTGAAATACGAAATTGTCGCCCTCAAACAATACAATACTACCGAAATGAAATGTCCGTATTTTACAAACTTCTTCGTGAACAAGAAATTGAAGTAAACATTTACAGAATGACACCTGAAATCATTAAACAAAATGTCATTCTGTATATGAAGAATCAAAAGAAATGCAAAACAGTAACGATCAATACTCGGCTGCGTGCATTAAGAGCGTTTTTTAACTTTCTTGAACGAGAAAAAATCATTTCTAAAAAACAAAATCCTTTTCATGAGATTAAGTTACTTAAAGACCGAAAGAAAGCAGTGCCGACTTATACAAAAGAAGAAATTCATATCCTCTTTAAGCAACCAAATTTAAGAACATTTACTGGCGTAAGGGATTTAACGTTGATGATGCTTTTACTTGAAACAGGAATAAGAGCATCCGAATGTGTCGGGATTCGACTAGGCGATATAGATTTTCAACGTTCACGAATCTTAATTCAAAATACAAAAGGTTATAGGCAACGATATGTACCGATTCAGAAGCAAATGAAAGAGCAGTTAAAAAAATATTTAGCAATTCGTGGCACATTAGATCATGATTATCTATTTGTTTCAATTGATGACACTCCTTTAACCAAACGTCAAATGCAGGCACAAATTGAATCATATGGCAAGAAGTGTGGTATCCATGCGACTTGCCATAAATTCAGACATACCTTCGCACGACTTTCTGTTGAAGCGGGCGCTGGAATCTTTGAACTTCAAGCGGTTTTAGGACATACCTCGATGGAAATGGTTAAACATTACGTCAATCTATTTTTTGATGATGTAGTTGAAAAACACCGAACATTTTCACCTATTGAAAATGTGTTTTCAAGTAAAAGAAGGAGGTAA
- a CDS encoding IS256 family transposase: MAQYHITLNDELLHGLFTRDEGLAKLLEQVLNQILEAQVEEQLGARRYERTEERKGYRNGSYPRQLTTRVGRLTLRVPRTRDGEFSTELFQRYQRSEQALVLALMEMVVNGVSTRKITQITEELCGTSFSKSTVSSLCKGLDPIIQDWNYRSLHEHVYPFVLVDAIYTKVREDGRVRSSAVLIATGVNEEGYREILGLQIGNSESESSWSEFFGWLKDRGLRGVDLIISDQHGGLVQAIEKHFQGATWQRCQTHFIRNILDAAPKYMQDALLEEIRGILHAPNKQTARLLLEQVLAKWEEKVPKAMQILEEGFEDATAVLDYPDRYRRRLRTTNGVERLNEEIRRRERVIRIFPNRESVYRLVGAVLIEIDEKWMSGRKYLDMAEYWQWRKTKEQGVRSVNQVAPAIKRVG, translated from the coding sequence ATGGCTCAATATCATATTACCCTAAATGATGAACTTTTGCACGGGTTATTCACCAGAGATGAGGGATTAGCTAAGCTATTGGAACAAGTCCTCAATCAAATCCTCGAGGCACAAGTGGAAGAACAGCTGGGAGCTCGCCGTTATGAACGAACGGAAGAACGAAAAGGCTATCGAAACGGTTCGTATCCACGCCAGCTGACGACCCGGGTGGGACGGTTGACCTTGCGCGTTCCACGGACAAGAGATGGGGAGTTCTCTACGGAGCTGTTCCAACGGTATCAACGGAGCGAACAAGCACTGGTACTGGCACTAATGGAAATGGTGGTAAACGGGGTGTCTACCCGAAAAATCACTCAAATCACGGAGGAATTATGCGGCACTTCGTTTTCCAAGTCCACGGTCTCCTCACTGTGCAAGGGACTGGATCCGATTATCCAAGACTGGAATTACCGTTCCCTTCATGAACACGTGTATCCGTTTGTGCTAGTAGATGCTATTTATACGAAAGTCCGGGAGGATGGACGAGTACGCTCCAGTGCCGTGTTGATCGCTACAGGAGTGAATGAGGAAGGATATCGGGAAATTCTTGGCCTGCAAATCGGAAACAGTGAATCGGAGTCCAGCTGGAGCGAGTTCTTCGGATGGCTGAAAGATCGGGGACTCCGGGGAGTGGACTTGATCATCTCGGATCAGCACGGTGGGCTGGTGCAAGCCATTGAAAAGCATTTCCAAGGCGCTACATGGCAACGATGCCAGACACATTTTATTCGCAATATCCTCGACGCCGCACCAAAGTATATGCAGGATGCCTTGCTCGAGGAGATTCGTGGGATTCTTCATGCTCCAAATAAGCAAACGGCCCGGCTGTTATTGGAACAAGTGCTGGCCAAATGGGAAGAAAAAGTCCCAAAAGCCATGCAAATCCTCGAAGAGGGATTCGAAGACGCCACCGCCGTATTGGACTATCCGGACCGTTATCGGCGGCGTCTGCGCACGACCAACGGAGTGGAACGGCTGAACGAAGAAATTCGCCGCAGAGAACGGGTCATCCGCATCTTTCCGAACCGGGAATCGGTGTATCGCCTCGTTGGTGCCGTGTTGATCGAAATCGATGAAAAATGGATGTCAGGGCGCAAATACTTGGATATGGCTGAATATTGGCAGTGGCGGAAAACGAAAGAGCAAGGAGTCCGATCGGTGAATCAGGTGGCTCCGGCGATCAAGAGAGTGGGATAA
- the sdaAA gene encoding L-serine ammonia-lyase, iron-sulfur-dependent, subunit alpha, whose translation MYMSIKEIVNTANERQISISELAIEHEMKQNQASREEIFEKMKKNLITMENAVKKSVEGEGVFSLTGLTGGDAVKIAKYREKKRTLSGDSMMAGVQSAIGTNEVNASMGIICAAPTAGASGIIPGVLFSIKDKLRLTHEQMVHFLFTSALFGMVVANRAFIAGARGGCQAEVGSASAMAAAAAVEAAGGTPQQSSEAFAIALGNLLGLVCDPVAGLVEIPCVKRNAIGTANALIAADMALAGITNVISADETIDAMREIGRQMPRELRETGLGGLAGTPTGLAIKKKIYGEDVSNKSLITS comes from the coding sequence ATGTACATGAGTATAAAGGAAATTGTTAATACAGCAAATGAAAGACAAATAAGCATTTCCGAATTGGCGATTGAACATGAAATGAAACAAAACCAAGCCTCACGTGAAGAAATTTTCGAAAAAATGAAGAAAAATTTAATAACGATGGAAAATGCCGTTAAGAAGAGTGTTGAAGGGGAAGGTGTATTTTCCCTGACTGGTTTAACAGGCGGAGATGCTGTTAAAATCGCGAAATATCGCGAAAAAAAGAGAACGCTTTCAGGAGATTCTATGATGGCAGGTGTTCAAAGCGCCATTGGCACGAATGAAGTGAATGCATCTATGGGGATTATTTGTGCAGCTCCTACTGCAGGCGCAAGCGGAATCATTCCAGGGGTGCTCTTTAGCATCAAAGATAAATTGCGGTTAACTCATGAACAAATGGTTCACTTTCTTTTCACTTCCGCGCTATTTGGCATGGTTGTCGCAAATAGGGCTTTTATTGCCGGAGCAAGAGGAGGTTGTCAAGCTGAAGTTGGCAGCGCCTCCGCCATGGCGGCAGCAGCCGCTGTCGAAGCAGCAGGCGGAACGCCGCAGCAATCCTCTGAAGCATTTGCAATAGCGTTAGGAAATTTGCTTGGCTTAGTTTGTGATCCTGTTGCAGGTCTGGTAGAAATACCATGTGTTAAAAGAAACGCAATAGGCACAGCGAATGCCTTAATTGCTGCAGATATGGCATTAGCTGGCATAACTAATGTCATCAGCGCTGATGAAACGATTGATGCCATGAGAGAAATCGGAAGGCAAATGCCGCGTGAATTAAGAGAAACCGGTTTAGGCGGTTTGGCAGGCACACCAACGGGGTTAGCTATCAAAAAGAAAATCTACGGAGAAGATGTTTCCAACAAATCGTTAATAACAAGCTAA
- the sdaAB gene encoding L-serine ammonia-lyase, iron-sulfur-dependent subunit beta yields MCKAVNYKSCFDIIGPIMVGPSSSHTAGALAIGNVAYKLFKGLPKKVVVRYYESFAETHKGHGTDYAIISGVLGFAADDPRVPKAIEIAKSKGIDITFIEEKDDSPIGHPNTADVYLEDETHSIRTIGISVGGGIIEVKHIEMDGFSFDLQGTLPVCLAITKRKDFKPIMLHFFAKYNVKVNMAKHFEADGKYLYEFDLDSPLPTAGKEELSHIDDQANIILL; encoded by the coding sequence ATGTGTAAAGCCGTCAATTACAAAAGTTGTTTTGACATTATCGGACCGATTATGGTAGGTCCCTCTAGCTCTCATACTGCTGGCGCGTTAGCGATTGGAAATGTTGCATACAAATTATTCAAAGGCCTCCCAAAGAAAGTGGTAGTAAGATATTATGAATCATTTGCCGAAACACATAAAGGGCATGGGACTGACTATGCCATTATTTCCGGCGTGTTAGGGTTTGCTGCAGATGACCCAAGAGTGCCTAAGGCGATTGAAATTGCCAAATCTAAAGGCATTGACATTACTTTCATTGAAGAAAAAGATGATAGTCCTATAGGACACCCTAATACTGCCGATGTTTATTTAGAAGATGAAACTCATAGTATTCGAACTATTGGTATTTCTGTTGGTGGCGGAATCATTGAAGTAAAACATATTGAAATGGACGGTTTTTCATTTGACCTTCAAGGAACTTTGCCAGTTTGCTTGGCCATCACGAAGCGAAAAGATTTCAAACCTATTATGCTTCATTTTTTTGCGAAATATAATGTGAAAGTAAACATGGCGAAACACTTTGAAGCAGATGGAAAATATCTATATGAATTTGATTTGGATTCACCATTGCCAACTGCCGGAAAAGAGGAACTGTCTCATATCGATGATCAAGCGAACATCATTTTACTTTAA